In Platichthys flesus chromosome 20, fPlaFle2.1, whole genome shotgun sequence, a single genomic region encodes these proteins:
- the hlfb gene encoding HLF transcription factor, PAR bZIP family member b isoform X1: MSRPLSLSVLSPHGVLRSLLETPGRLSLRHEALSKEQEKEKNLEEEHSAPQSAFLGPTLWDKTLPYDGDSFQLEYMDLEEFLSENGLPSSPTHYLHHHQDQHKPQPTSRHQPITPPAPPTLTPSVMDLSSHASIKESLTPPNRLHSSPTRAGLPNSRNSPSPIDPESIQVPSGYQPDPADLALSSVPGQEMFDPRKRKFSAEELKPQPMIKKARKVFMPEDLKQDDKYWASRRKNNFAAKRSRVARRLKENQIATRAGFLEKENCALRWEVADLRKELGHTKSILSKYKGLHGPL; this comes from the exons ATGTCTCGACCGCTGTCTCTCAGTGTCCTGTCCCCGCACGGAGTCCTGAGGTCTCTGCTGGAGACACCGGGGAGGCTGTCCCTGCGCCATGAAG CTCTCAgcaaggagcaggagaaggagaagaacctggaggaggagcacagcGCCCCCCAGTCAGCCTTCCTGGGCCCAACGCTGTGGGACAAGACTCTGCCCTACGATGGAGACTCCTTCCAGCTGGAGTACATGGACTTGGAGGAGTTTCTGTCGGAGAACGGCCTCCCCTCCAGCCCCACCCACTACCTCCACCACCATCAAGACCAGCACAAACCACAGCCTACATCACGCCACCAGCCAATCACGCCCCCGGCCCCACCCACTCTGACGCCCTCAGTGATGGACCTGAGCAGCCACGCCTCCATAAAGGAGAGCCTCACCCCTCCCAACCGGCTCCACAGCAGCCCGACGAGAGCAG GCCTCCCAAACTCCAGAAACAGTCCGAGCCCCATCGACCCAGAATCCATCCAGGTTCCCAGTGGCTACCAGCCCGACCCAGCAGACCTGGCTCTGTCCAGCGTCCCGGGTCAGGAGATGTTCGACCCACGCAAACGCAAGTTCTCTGCCGAGGAGCTGAAACCGCAGCCGATGATCAAGAAAGCTCGGAAGGTCTTCATGCCGGAGGACCTGAAG CAGGATGACAAATACTGGGCCAGCCGCAGGAAGAACAACTTTGCTGCGAAGCGGTCCCGGGTCGCTCGGCGGCTCAAAGAGAACCAGATCGCCACCCGAGCCGGCTTCCTGGAAAAGGAGAACTGTGCTCTGAGGTGGGAGGTGGCCGACCTGAGGAAGGAGCTCGGACACACCAAGAGCATCCTGTCCAAGTACAAGGGGCTGCACGGGCCACTCTGA
- the hlfb gene encoding HLF transcription factor, PAR bZIP family member b isoform X2 has translation MSRPLSLSVLSPHGVLRSLLETPGRLSLRHEALSKEQEKEKNLEEEHSAPQSAFLGPTLWDKTLPYDGDSFQLEYMDLEEFLSENGLPSSPTHYLHHHQDQHKPQPTSRHQPITPPAPPTLTPSVMDLSSHASIKESLTPPNRLHSSPTRAGLPNSRNSPSPIDPESIQVPSGYQPDPADLALSSVPGQEMFDPRKRKFSAEELKPQPMIKKARKVFMPEDLKDDKYWASRRKNNFAAKRSRVARRLKENQIATRAGFLEKENCALRWEVADLRKELGHTKSILSKYKGLHGPL, from the exons ATGTCTCGACCGCTGTCTCTCAGTGTCCTGTCCCCGCACGGAGTCCTGAGGTCTCTGCTGGAGACACCGGGGAGGCTGTCCCTGCGCCATGAAG CTCTCAgcaaggagcaggagaaggagaagaacctggaggaggagcacagcGCCCCCCAGTCAGCCTTCCTGGGCCCAACGCTGTGGGACAAGACTCTGCCCTACGATGGAGACTCCTTCCAGCTGGAGTACATGGACTTGGAGGAGTTTCTGTCGGAGAACGGCCTCCCCTCCAGCCCCACCCACTACCTCCACCACCATCAAGACCAGCACAAACCACAGCCTACATCACGCCACCAGCCAATCACGCCCCCGGCCCCACCCACTCTGACGCCCTCAGTGATGGACCTGAGCAGCCACGCCTCCATAAAGGAGAGCCTCACCCCTCCCAACCGGCTCCACAGCAGCCCGACGAGAGCAG GCCTCCCAAACTCCAGAAACAGTCCGAGCCCCATCGACCCAGAATCCATCCAGGTTCCCAGTGGCTACCAGCCCGACCCAGCAGACCTGGCTCTGTCCAGCGTCCCGGGTCAGGAGATGTTCGACCCACGCAAACGCAAGTTCTCTGCCGAGGAGCTGAAACCGCAGCCGATGATCAAGAAAGCTCGGAAGGTCTTCATGCCGGAGGACCTGAAG GATGACAAATACTGGGCCAGCCGCAGGAAGAACAACTTTGCTGCGAAGCGGTCCCGGGTCGCTCGGCGGCTCAAAGAGAACCAGATCGCCACCCGAGCCGGCTTCCTGGAAAAGGAGAACTGTGCTCTGAGGTGGGAGGTGGCCGACCTGAGGAAGGAGCTCGGACACACCAAGAGCATCCTGTCCAAGTACAAGGGGCTGCACGGGCCACTCTGA